The genome window GTTTTCGTCAAAGCTTTTTTCAGAAAAAATTGAATACGGCAGTTTCTACTTATTATAATATTGACAAAAATTTTGGAAATACCCTAACTTTTGGAGCTTCTGTGGATTATCAACCAATTGATAATTTTATTGTGAGTACACAAACGAATTTTAGCCATTACGATTCGAAAACATTGAATAGCAAACAAACTTATTTGCAAGTTGGTGTACAATATAATTTGCCTGCGAAACGTACTGTGACAGATGTAAAAGACGGAACATTAAATTTGTTTGTGTTTTATGATTACAATGCAAATGGTATTTTTGATGAAGGTGATAAAGTGGCTGATAGTCGTAATGTGAAGATAAATGAAACTAACTTTATTACAGATTTAGAAGGAAATATAAAGTATAAAAAAGTTCCATATGGTAATTATTTAATCAAACTTCCTGGACAAAAATGGTTTGCACAAGATTATGCGGTTAATATTAATTCTAAAACGACTTCTATTTCTATTCCAATGCAACAAACTGGTGTTGTGAGAGGGAAAGTTGAGTATGAATTATCTTCAAATTTGGAGTATCAGGTTTCGGCAAATTTATTCGGGTTTACGTTGATTTTTAATCACGAAAATGGACAGATATTTACAGTTAAAACAAATGATAGAGGTGAATATACAGCTTTTTTACCTGTTGGAAATTACACGTTTCATCTTGTTGAAAATAGTTTACCGGAACATGTTTATGCAAAAACATATTTGAATAAAATAACGGTAGAAAAGGAACAAAATACAGAATATGAACCGCTTATTCTGAAAATTAAGGAACGAAAAGTTAACATTAAACGTTTTGGTAGTTAATGGATATTTTGATTTACTTTGCATCAAAATAAACTCTAAATGCCACTAACTTTTTGCCATCCAGCAATTATTCTTCCGCTAAAAAAACTAAAATCGAATTGGTTTTCGATGACGGGATTAATCATTGGTTCGATGTCGCCAGATTTAGAATATTTCTCTCGAATGGAGATTGTAGCGACGCACAGTCATTTGTTCTGGGGTGTTTTGTATTTTGACTTACCAATTGCTCTTATTTATTGTTTCGTTTTTCACTTATTTGTCCGAAATGTTTTAATTCATCATTTACCTTATTTTTTAGAAGAACGATTTGCTCAATTCCTAACTTTTGATTGGATTGATTATTTCAAAAAACATTGGTTAATTGTTGTTATTTCAATTATAATAGGAGCTTATTCGCACCTTTTTTGGGATGCTTTCACACACGAATGGGGATATTTTGCGAAATTAATTCCAGATTTAGAGGAAACTTGGTTTCAAATTCCTTTCAATAATTTTGAAGTAAAAGGATATAAATTTCTACAACATTTTAGCACATTTTTAGGTGCGATTTTTATTGCTTTTTGGATTTATAAAATGCCAAAACAAATTCTTCCAAAAACTAAATTTGATTACATTTTTTGGTTAAAAGTAGTTCTATTTACAACAACTATTTCCGCAATACGATTAGTTTTCTTCCCAATAGAAATTGGATTAGGCAACATCATTGTCGTTATAGGAATGAGTGTTTTTTTGAGTTTGGTTATTTTTGGGATAAAGGAGAAAGTTTTTTAATCTTTCATTTTAACAATATTTTTCTCCGTTTTTCTGTAATTTCAAATCGCTCACATAAGTTTTTATAAACTGTACATTGCTTCGAGGACAAATGAGTAATCCTTTCTCCGAATTAATAACCACATAATTGTCTAATCCATCAATAATAATAGCTTTGTCTTGTGTAGAATAAATAAAATTATTTTTAGCGTTGTAACCAGAAAAATGTTTGCATAATAATGTATTGTGATTTTCGTCCTGATCTTCACCTGTGTATTTATACTTTTCGTTGATTGCAGACCAAGTTCCAATATCACTCCAGCCAAAAGTTGTTGGAATGACATAAACATTATCTGCTTGTTCTAAAATTCCTTTGTTGATAGAAGTTACGTCTAACGTTGTGTAAATAGGTTTTAAAGTTTCTGTATTTTGTAAAGAACGATCAAGATCAAAATATTTTTTTAAAGTTTCTTTCATCGAAGGTAAATGTTGTTGAAAAGCTTTTACAATACTATCTACAGACCAAACAAGGATTCCTGTATTCCAAATAAATTCACCACTCGTTATAAAAGATTCAGCAAATTCTAAATCAGGTTTATCGATATAAGATTTTACTTTTTTTATAGGTGTTGTATTTTCGATGAACTGAATATAACTGTAATTAACATCTGGACGCGTTGGAGCTACTCCCAAAGTAATCAATCGATCGTTGTCAGCATCCTCGAAAGCAAGATTTACTTTTTCTACAAATTCATCTTCATCAAAAATAAAATGATCTGAAGGAGAAATAATCAATTTTGCATTTGGATTAAATTGTTGGATTGTCATTGCGGCCAATAAATTACAAGCTGCGGTATTCATGACTCTTGGTTCGATGATAAAATTTTTATCCTCAAAATCTGGTAATTGTTCTTTTACAATCTCTTTATAATCTTGAATAGTTACAATGAAAATATTTTCTTGCGGAACGACTTTTTTAAGGCGATTATACGTTAATTGAATAAAAGTTTTTCCTATTCCTAATAAATCATGAAATTGTTTTGGTTTTTTAATTGTACTCAAAGGCCATAATCTCACTCCTGTACCACTGGCAAGGATAACAGCGTAGTTATCTTTATTATTCATGATTGTCTTTTAAAGTTTATTTACAGTTGCAGTTGCGTTTATCAAATATTTTTTCTTGGTTTTCAACTCTAAACAAAGATACCTTAATTTTCTTTTAGATTCTTTTTTAAAGATTCTTTTTCCTATCGAAAATATTGTACCATCCTCCAAATCTTCAAGATAAATTTGAGCAGGATTTTTATCATCTATAATATATTTTGAGATATTAATATCTGCTCCTAAACTCGCTTTCGGATGTTTGGCATGATGAAGAATATACGGTTGCAATTCTTCGGGATAAATGTGAAGAGATTCTAATAATAAATGCCCAAAAATGGTTTTCCATTCTTTTCCATGCGGATTTATTTTACGCGAATCAAACTGAACAAAAGTTTTGAGATGCGCCACTTCATGTGTAAAAACAAAAAAGAAAGCATACTGATTTAAGTCGCCATTCACTGTAATTTGATGACGATTATTTTCGACCAATTTGCGATAATCTCCCAACTTAGTTTCACGTCTTCTTGTAATTTTTAACGTTATAAAATGATTTTCTAACCACTTTTTTACATACAAGTCTGCATTATGAGGGAGATAAGAAGTTAAATGTTCTAAATTCACATTGTGCAAGATAAATAAAAAGCCTTTCCAATAAAAATATTAATTTTGTCGTAATGAAACTAATCGAAAATTTAGGGTCATACTTTATGCTTATGGGTAAAGTATTTAGCAAACCTCAAAAATTGAGCGTTTTCTGGAAATTGACCGTTAGAGAAATATATGATTTAGGTGTCAACTCTTTAGGGATTGTAACCTTTATCTCAACATTTATGGGTGCAGTTGTAGCAATACAAATGGCGAAAAACTTTCAGGGAGCGTCTATTCCTGTTCCAGATGCTTACATTGGTTATGCGACCAAAGTGGTTTTGGTGTTAGAGTTTGCCCCAACCATTATGTCGCTAATTTTAGTTGGTAAAGTAGGTTCGTACATCGCATCGAGTATCGGAACTATGCGTGTTACAGAACAAATTGACGCGTTAGATGTAATGGGGATCAATTCTGCAAACTTCTTGATTTTACCAAAAATTATCGCCTGTGTATTTTTCAATCCTTTATTGGTTATGATTTCTATCGGATTTGGATTATTAGGAGGTTACTACATTGGTGTTTTTACAAAACTATGGTCTGCAGCCGATTTTATTACAGGTTTACAAATGAATATGGCAACAAAATTGTTTGTCTATACATTCCTTAAAACAATGGTATTCGCGTTTGTTATCGCAACAATTCCGGCATATTATGGTTATAAAGTAAAAGGAGGTTCGTTAGAAGTTGGTCGTTCTGCAACAACAGCTGTTGTATGGACATCAGTAGCAATTATTGTGATCAATTTAATATTAACACAAACAATTTTGAGCTAATGATTGAGGTAAAAGATATCAGAAAATCATTTGATGCAGTAGAAGTACTGAAAGGTTTTTCTGTCACTTTCGAGAAAGGAAAAGTTAGTTTGATTATTGGTCAAAGTGGTTCTGGAAAAACTGTTTTTTTGAAAAATTTGATTGGATTATTAACACCAACTTCAGGTCAAATTTTGTACGAAGGAGATAATATGATCGAGTTTGATTACAAAGAAAAACAACGTTTACGTTCAGAAATTGGAGTAGTTTTCCAAGGTTCGGCTTTGTATGATACGATGAATATTGTAGAAAATGTAAAATTTCCATTGCAAATGTTTTCGGATATGTCAAATGCTGATGCCGAAAAACGTGCGCGTGAAGTGTTAGATCGTGTAGAAATAGCTCGTACAGCGCTTAAAAAATATCCGTCAGAAATATCTGGAGGAATGCAAAAACGTGTGGCGATTGCGCGCGCGATTGTAAATAATCCAAAATATTTATTTGCTGATGAACCAAACTCTGGTCTTGACCCGAAAACGGCGTTAGTTATCGACCAATTAATTTATGATATCACAAAAGAATACAACACAACAACCGTTGTAAATACACACGATATGAACTCGGTAATGGAAATTGGAGATCATATTGTTTTCTTAAAAAATGGTTTCTTGGAATGGGAAGGGACAAAAGAGGAGATTTTGGTGGCTGATAATCCAAATGTTATTGATTTTGTATATTCGTCAAATCTTTTCAAGAAACTAAGAGAAGCCTTATTAAAAGAACAATAATAAATCAATAAAAATAAAAATTCTATGAAAAAATTAATTTTAACTGCAATTGTAGGTTTAGCTGCAAATTTTGCAACAGCACAAAATATCAATTTTGGTATCAAAGGAGGAGCTGTTTTCAATACAGATAAAGGAAAAGTTTGGGAAGATGCTGGAAATATTTTCAAGAAAGATGGGAAAGCTTCTGCAGGGTTTCAAGCTGGTGCTTTAGCTCGTGTCTCTTTAGCAGGAATTTACATTCAACCAGAGTTATTGTATACGCAATTCAAAAATGAATATGATGTTGATGGACAAAAACTGAATGTAACTAAAAAACGTATGGATATTCCTGTAAATGTTGGAAAAAGATTTTTAGGAATCGGACATATTCAAGCTGGTCCAGTTTTCTCTTACTATTTTGATGATAAATTATCTGTAAAAGATTTTACAACTGCAAAACAAGACGAATTTAATGTCGGAATGCAAATTGGTGCAGGTGTAGAAGTTTCTAAATTATTATTCGATTTACGTTACGAATTTGGTCTAGGAAAAATCGGTTCTGAAATTGTAAACTCTGATGGCAGACAATTTCAAACAGAAAATCGTCCACAAATGTTAAACTTATCAGTAGCATATTTATTCTAAAAGGTTGTTTGTAAATAAATTTATTGGATATATTTGTTCCAAATTGTATTTTTGCAACCTCGTAAATTATTAAAATGGCAAAAAATAATAAAAAAGAAGAATTCGCTACAGAGCAATTCGTAGAAAAATTAGATAGAACAGCTTTCAACGTAGAGTTTTTTGTTGAAAAATATGCTAAAGCAATTGGTATTGGTTTAGGAGTAATTATTGTAGCTGTTTTAGGTTATTTTGCTTACTTAAAATTAGTCGTAGAACCTAAATCAGAAGACGCTTTCAAAGAAATGGTTCAAGCAGAACGTCTTTTTGATCAAGATTCTATTAACGTTGCTCTTAATGGTAGCGCAGGAAGTTTCCAAGGTTTACAACAAATTGTTGATGAATATGGAAATACTGATGCTGGTAATTTAGCACGTTTCAAAGCGGCAAGTTCTTATTATAAATTAGGAGATTACGCATCTGCGGTAAAATTATTAGAAGATTTTGACACAGATGACAATGTAATGTTGGCGCAAAAATATGGTATGTTAGGAAATGCATTAGTTGCTTCTAACAAATTAGAAGAAGGTTTACCTTACTATGTAAAAGCTGCTGAAGCGACAGAAGTTGAAACATTACAATCGACTTACTATACAAAAGCGGGTGAAATTGCGATGGAATTAGGTAAAAATGCTGATGCTTTAAAATATTTTCAAGCTTTAGAGGATAAATATCCAAATGCAAATAATGGTGAAACTGCGAAGTTTATTGAGCGTTTAAAATACGCTTCTGAAACTGCGAAATAATTCACTTCAAAAGATAATTACAAGCCGAACAAATTGTTCGGCTTTTTTTATTGATTCAAATCAAAGTTTATCCTAAATCATTTTTGTAATTTTACCATTCAAATTTTAAACAAAATGGCAACAGAAAATAAAAATTTATCTCAATATAATAAAGCAGAATTACCAAATGTAGCGGGCTCTAAGTTTGCAATCATTACATCTGAATGGAATAATCATATCACATTTAATTTACGAGATGGAGCAAAAGATACATTGATTGATTTGGGCGCAAATCCTGATGATGTTACATTATATGAAGTTCCTGGTAGTTTTGAGTTGATTTATGGAGCTGATAAAGTCGCGCAAGTTCATCCAGATTTGGACGGAATTATCGTTGTTGGATGTGTGATTCGTGGAGCAACAGCGCATTTTGATTATGTTTGTCAAGGTGTGACACAAGGAATCAAAGATTTGAATATCAAACACAATATGCCAATTATTTTTTGTGTTTTAACAGACGAAAATGAACAGCAATCAATTGATCGTTCTGGCGGAAAACATGGAAATAAAGGAGTTGAAGCTGGTGTAGCTGCGGTTATGATGGCGGATATGAAAAAGAAATTAGGTAAATAATTTTAGAATGATAGATTCAAAACTTTATCGATGCCAATAGCAGAAGATTTTAAATCAATTTATACGAAAAATTGGGAGATTTATTTTTCTCAATGTGATCCGACAGGTAAGATGAAATTGTCTGAAATGGCAAATCTTTTTCAATTAACTGCTTCAGAACACGCGATAAAAGGAGGTTTAGGTTTCTTTGATTTACAAGAATTTAATCAATCTTGGGTAATGAATCGACTTCGAATTGAGATTGATGAATTACCTTCTTGGACAGATTTTGTTGACGTGAAAACATGGATTGAAGTTTTGAAAGGTGCAAAATCTATTCGTGATTTTACAATCGAGAAAAATGGAAAAAAATTAATTGGAGCTTCAAGTTTGTGGGCGGTTTTCAATACAGAAAAACGTCGTCCTGATATTCTTCAAATTGATTCATCTCACATTGAACGTTTTCCTGATCTGAAACCAACGGAAGTCGAGAATTCGATTTTAAACATCGATTTTGAACCAACAGAAGTTATTCAATATAAAGTTCAGTTTTCTGATTTAGATATCGTAAAACACGCAAATAATACCAAATATTTGGATTGGTGCTTGAATACTATTGATCCTGAAATCATATTAAAACATCGTATCAAAGCGATTGATATGAATTTCTTGAAAGAATTAAGTTTACATGACAAAATAGAAATTCAGAAATTAGAAACTAAGAATTTAATTCAGTTTAAAGTTGTTAATCAAGAAAAAGTAAACTTCGTTTGTCGATTGGAGTTGAGGTAAAATACTTTGTATAATGCGATGTAGAAATGAGTTCAACATGACTTATGGATAATAAGTCAGAATGCAACGTAAGTGGAATGAAGAATCTCAGATTCCTCCTTTCGTCGGAATGACATTTACTTTATCAGAGTTTTGAAAACAATTATTCTGAGTTTATCAAAGAATCTAAAATTATTACAATAAAAAAAGGTTTCATATCGAAACCTTTTTTATCTATTTTTCTTTTGTCAAAACAAATTTAGCAGAATCGGCCGACTCTATTTTCTTCTGATTTTTATTTAACTGAGTAATTTTTCCTTCTTCAACCAAAAAAGCATTCGGAACATTGGCAATTTCAGGAAAAACAATTGTATTTCCATCTTCTTTAAACTGAAAAGTTCCAGTTGTCATAATAGCCATTTTATCTAACCCCAAACGTTTTGTAGAATAGACATATCCTTTGTTTGGTAATAATTTTATTTCCATTTCAACCTCTTTGCAATCTTTCTCATAACAAGGCAAAATTCCTTTGTAAGCTCCTTCGTATTGAATAGATTCTTCGGCAGTTTTTGCTTCAACTTTTACTGAATCTTCTACATTTTCTACATCATTTTTTACAGGTTCTGTTTCGCTTTTACAACTTGACACAACAAAAGCTGCGATTGTAAATGTGGCTAAAATTATTTTTTTCATTTTTTAGAATTTGATTTAAAGGTAAGTAAATTTTGAGCCAAAAAAAATCCTTCCGAATATTTTCAGAAGGATTTGTATAATGTTTTGTAATCTTATTCGATTAGAAAATTTCTTTCGCAGCAAAGTGGAAAGCAGCTTCAATAGCAGCATTTTCGTCAGAATCAGAACCGTGAACAGCGTTAGCATCGATAGATTCAGCATATTTAGCACGGATTGTACCTTCTGCAGCCTCAGCTGGGTTAGTAGCACCGATTAAAGTACGGAAATCAGCAACTGCGTTGTCTTTTTCTAAAACTGCAGCAACGATTGGTCCAGAAGTCATGAATTCTACTAAATCCTTGAAGAAAGGACGCTCTGCGTGGATAGCGTAAAATGCTTCAGCATCTTGTTTTGCTAATTGAGTCATTTTAGCCGCTTTAATTTTGAAACCAGCGTCAGTAATGTCTTTTAAAATATCTCCGATGTGTCCTTTTGCAACTGCATCAGGCTTAATCATTGTAAATGTAATGTTTGCCATTTTATTGAATTGTATTTATTACTTATTTTTTGAGGTGCAAAATTACAAAAATGATTCGAATGTTTTTGTTTTATAATTAAAATTTCTTATTTTAATAAAAATAGTTAATTGTTATTCATTTAAGATTGTTTCAATTCGATAATATTTCTTATTTTTAAGAGAAATCTAAAACTTATGAATACAAATGATCTTTCCACATTTCATCATAAAACAAAACTCAAAAAGGTTGGTGATAAATATTTTCTACCTTTCGAAATTTGGAATTATTTAGATTTTGGGCTGATGTTTGCACTTGTTTTATTCTTTATTTATGCATCAAGTGAAATGAATATTGTTTTTATTTCAATGATTTTAATTTTTGGAATCCGAATAATAACGACAATTAAAGACAGATTTTTTGTAGAAATTAAAACATCAAAATCGTTGAGTGAGAATATTAATTTAATCAATGAATTAGCACAGCGTCAACATAATTTTACGCAATCATTGGACGAAGAAGGTTTGTTTCTTTTTGAATATTCGGAACGAAATATTTTTTACAAATACAATTACCGAAGAAGAGATTATATCGAAACAGTTGTGATTTACTGTGAAGACAATTCGATTTGGGTGAACTCTTTTAATCAACGTTATTTCGGAATTTTTAGACGATATAATCTAAAACAATGGATAAAATTGATCCAATTAAAAAGCGAGAATTAATCTCGCTTTTTAATTTTAATATCTTTCGATTAAATCGTTTCCTATTTCGTTGATAGAATCATCAGTTTCTTTTGGGTTTGGTCCCCATTGATTAGAACCTGGTTGACTATCCATAATAAAAAATATTAATAAAATAAGATTTCCTCCAGGTATAAAAGTTAATAAATAGAACCATCCACTTTTTCCTGTGTCATGCAATCTTCTACTTATTAAAGCTAATCTTGGTATAAGAGTTATAAAAAAAAATAAAACTATTATTCCTCCAATAGTATATGAAACTATGTCTGATATATTTATAAATTTAAATAAACAAATGAAAGATATTATAAAAAATATAGTATTAATTAAAGTTGTATACCAAAATTCGCTTCTGCGGGCTCTTCCCGAGAAATTGGCGTAATTGTCAAACATTACTCGTTTGTATATTTCAATCATAGATTAAGTTGTTAAATTATGTTAAAAATATTAAAATAAATTTTATTACGTAACTCTTAATCTGCTTTTAAACGTTTAGTTTTGAACATTTCTGGCTTATAATTAATAATAAAAACACCAAGAATAATTAGAATAGTAGCGACGATAAACTTTGATGAAATTTGTTCGTCTAATATTAACCAACCCAAAATTATTGCAATAATCGTATTGAAATAAGAAAGAATAGAAACTTGTATTGGAGAAATTTTGGTCAACGCATAATGAAATGAAAAAAACGTAATCACAGAACCAAAAACAGCTAAATAAAGCATGGCAGAAATACTTTTTGTACTCCAATTTTCGAAATTATAATTTTTAGTAAAAGCGAATGCAAAAATAATTTGAACAATTCCAGCAAATATAAATTGGTAAAAAAGATTGAGAGAAATATTTTTAGATTGAATATTCATTTTCTTGGTGAAAATAGTTCCTGTTGCCCAACCTGTAATCGCACAAAAAAGTAAAATAATTCCAGTTCTATATGCTAGATTTGCTAATTCTTGATTTCCCTACCAAAAAATAAATATTCCACCCCCAAAATAAAGTAAAACACCTAATAATCCACGCTAACTGAATTTTTGTAAGCCAATAAAAATACTTCCTAAAAAAACGAGAATAGGTGAGGTTGCACTAATTAATGCAGCTAAAATACTCGATAAGTTTTCTTCTGCAGCAGTAGTTAATCCATTTGCCATTATCAGCATTAATGAAGCGAGATAAGTTGATAAGAAAGGTTTTTCCAGACAATCTATTTTAATTCCTTTTTAGATAGTAAAATAATTAGCATAATTAGTCCTGCCAAAAATTGACGAATTTCAGCAACAAACCAACTAGGAATAGTTTCTACAGCTATACGAATTCCGAGGAAAGTTGTTCCCCAAACAATTGCAACTATACTAACGGCAATCAATAATTTGATCTCTTTCAAGATAAAAAAGTTAAAAGTGTTAATTCTAAAATAGAATTATAAAAATAAAAAAAAAGCGACTTGATAAACCAAGTCGCTTTTAAAGTATTATAATAGAGATTTATTATTTAACAAAATCCTCTGCTTGTTTTAGTGCAGCATCTAATCCAGAAACCTCTTTACCACCTGCTGTAGCTAAGAAAGGTTGTCCACCTCCGCCACCGTTGATGTGTTTTGCAATTTCTTTTACAATTTGTCCTGCGTTATAACCTTTTTCATCTACAAGGTTTTTTGCGATAGAAATTGTAATCGATGGTTTTACGGCATCATTCGTACCAACAACGATAAATGCATTTTCGATTTCTTTTGTTAAATCAATTGCATTTTGTTTTGCGGCATTTGTATCTAAATTCGTTTTAACCGCTAAGAAATTAACACCATTAATCTCTTTAATCGCAGCTTTCCAAGTCGCTTTCTCAGCAGCAGCTTGTTGCGCAACAAAAGACTCTAATTGCTTTTTCAATTCTGCATTTTCATCTAATAAATGTTGAACCGCTTTTACCGCATCATTTTTCGTTTTAAGTGCAGCTAAAACATCATTGTAATTTTTCTCAGCATCTTTGTATGCTTCGATTGCTTTGTTTGATGTAATTGCTTCGATACGACGAATACCAGCAGCAGTAGAAGATTCAGATAAAATTCTGAACAAACGAATATCTGCTGTGTTTTTTACGTGCGTACCACCACATAATTCGATTGAAGATCCGAAACGAATGACACGAACTTTATCACCATATTTTTCACCAAATAGAGCCATAGCTCCATCAGCAATAGCTTCGTTGATATCACAATCTCTTTTTTCGATTAATGGTAAAGCTTCTGCAATTTTATCGTTTACTTTTTGCTCAACAATAGCCAATTCTTCATCTGTCATTTTAGAGAAATGAGAAAAGTCAAAACGTAAATAATCGTCTCCAACATACGAACCTTTTTGTTCTACGTGCGTTCCTAAAACTTCGCGTAAAGCTTCGTGCATTAAGTGTGTTGCAGAGTGATTTTTCGTTGTCTCGTTACGTTTTTCTGTGTCAACTTTTGCATTGAATGTAGCGTTTACATTTTCTGGTAAAGTTTCAACAAAATGAATTACTAAGTTGTTTTCTTTTTTCGTGTCAACAACTTCAATTGTTTCATTCAATGTAGAAATTGATCCTGTATCACCAATTTGTCCTCCAGATTCTGCATAGAATGGCGTTTGGTTGAATACTAATTGGAAAAATTCTCCTTTTTTATTTTTTACTTTTCTGTAACGTGTAATTTTTACTTCAGCTTCTGTGTTATCATAAGCGATAGAAATTTCGTTTCCTTTATCATCTAAAATAACCCAGTCATCCGTCACCAAAGCAGTTGCTTTTTTAGAACGTTCTTTTTGTTTCGCCATTTCAGCCTCAAAACCAGCTTCGTCAATTGTGAAACCGTGATCTTCTGCTACAATACGAGATAAATCTGCGGGGAAACCAAATGTGTCATATAATTCGAAAACCACATCACCAGGAACAACTTTAGAATTTCCTAATTGCTCAATGATTTGATTTAATCGATTTAATCCTTGTTCAATTGTACGTAAGAAAGATGCTTCTTCTTCGCGAATAACGCCAGTTACAATTGTTTCTTGTTTCACTAATTCTGGGAAGAAATCACCCATTTCAGCTTTCAAGATTGGATATAATTTATAGATAAAAGGTTCTTTAAGACCTAAGAAACGATATCCATAAGAAATTGCACGACGTAAAATACGACGAATTACATATCCTGCTCCTGTGTTTGATGGTAATTGTCCGTCTGCAATTGCAAAAGAAACGGCGCGTAAATGGTCAACTACAACACGTATAGCGATATCTGTTTTTTCTGCTGTTCCGTATTTTACACCAGAAATTTCTTCTAATTTATTGATTGTTGGTTGAAAAACATCTGTATCATAATTAGATGATTTTCCTTGTAAAACCATTGCCAAACGCTCAAATCCCATACCTGTATCGATGTGGCGCGCTGGTAAAGATTCTAAAGAACCATCCGCTTTACGTTGATATTGCATAAATACCAAGTTCCAAATTTCGATAACTTGTGGATGATCCATATTAACTAATGTTTTACCATCAACAGCTAAACGATCAGCTTCTGGACGAATATCTACGTGAATTTCAGAACATGGTCCACATGGTCCAATATCACCCATTTCCCAGAAATTATCTTTTTTATTTCCGTAAAGAATTCTGTCTTCAGCAATATGTTGTTTCCAAAGTTCTAATGCTTCTTCATCTAATGATGTTCCGTCACCTTTATCACCTTCAAAAACGGTTACATAAATTTGATCTTTAGAGATTCCGTATTTTTCTGTTAGTAATTCCCACGCCCAAGCGATTGCTTCTTTTTTGAAATAATCACCAAAAGACCAGTTTCCTAACATTTCGAACATCGTGTGGTGGTAAGTATCTTTTCCTACATCATCCAAATCATTATGTTTACCAGAAACACGAAGACATTTTTGTGTATCCGCGATACGATTACTTTTTGGAGTTCCGTTTCCTAAAAAATATTCTTTGAATTGTGCCATCCCCGAATTAT of Empedobacter falsenii contains these proteins:
- a CDS encoding MlaE family ABC transporter permease, producing MKLIENLGSYFMLMGKVFSKPQKLSVFWKLTVREIYDLGVNSLGIVTFISTFMGAVVAIQMAKNFQGASIPVPDAYIGYATKVVLVLEFAPTIMSLILVGKVGSYIASSIGTMRVTEQIDALDVMGINSANFLILPKIIACVFFNPLLVMISIGFGLLGGYYIGVFTKLWSAADFITGLQMNMATKLFVYTFLKTMVFAFVIATIPAYYGYKVKGGSLEVGRSATTAVVWTSVAIIVINLILTQTILS
- a CDS encoding mannose-1-phosphate guanylyltransferase, whose product is MNNKDNYAVILASGTGVRLWPLSTIKKPKQFHDLLGIGKTFIQLTYNRLKKVVPQENIFIVTIQDYKEIVKEQLPDFEDKNFIIEPRVMNTAACNLLAAMTIQQFNPNAKLIISPSDHFIFDEDEFVEKVNLAFEDADNDRLITLGVAPTRPDVNYSYIQFIENTTPIKKVKSYIDKPDLEFAESFITSGEFIWNTGILVWSVDSIVKAFQQHLPSMKETLKKYFDLDRSLQNTETLKPIYTTLDVTSINKGILEQADNVYVIPTTFGWSDIGTWSAINEKYKYTGEDQDENHNTLLCKHFSGYNAKNNFIYSTQDKAIIIDGLDNYVVINSEKGLLICPRSNVQFIKTYVSDLKLQKNGEKYC
- a CDS encoding DUF4184 family protein gives rise to the protein MPLTFCHPAIILPLKKLKSNWFSMTGLIIGSMSPDLEYFSRMEIVATHSHLFWGVLYFDLPIALIYCFVFHLFVRNVLIHHLPYFLEERFAQFLTFDWIDYFKKHWLIVVISIIIGAYSHLFWDAFTHEWGYFAKLIPDLEETWFQIPFNNFEVKGYKFLQHFSTFLGAIFIAFWIYKMPKQILPKTKFDYIFWLKVVLFTTTISAIRLVFFPIEIGLGNIIVVIGMSVFLSLVIFGIKEKVF
- a CDS encoding porin family protein, which produces MKKLILTAIVGLAANFATAQNINFGIKGGAVFNTDKGKVWEDAGNIFKKDGKASAGFQAGALARVSLAGIYIQPELLYTQFKNEYDVDGQKLNVTKKRMDIPVNVGKRFLGIGHIQAGPVFSYYFDDKLSVKDFTTAKQDEFNVGMQIGAGVEVSKLLFDLRYEFGLGKIGSEIVNSDGRQFQTENRPQMLNLSVAYLF
- the ribH gene encoding 6,7-dimethyl-8-ribityllumazine synthase — protein: MATENKNLSQYNKAELPNVAGSKFAIITSEWNNHITFNLRDGAKDTLIDLGANPDDVTLYEVPGSFELIYGADKVAQVHPDLDGIIVVGCVIRGATAHFDYVCQGVTQGIKDLNIKHNMPIIFCVLTDENEQQSIDRSGGKHGNKGVEAGVAAVMMADMKKKLGK
- a CDS encoding tetratricopeptide repeat protein — protein: MAKNNKKEEFATEQFVEKLDRTAFNVEFFVEKYAKAIGIGLGVIIVAVLGYFAYLKLVVEPKSEDAFKEMVQAERLFDQDSINVALNGSAGSFQGLQQIVDEYGNTDAGNLARFKAASSYYKLGDYASAVKLLEDFDTDDNVMLAQKYGMLGNALVASNKLEEGLPYYVKAAEATEVETLQSTYYTKAGEIAMELGKNADALKYFQALEDKYPNANNGETAKFIERLKYASETAK
- a CDS encoding SprT-like domain-containing protein, whose protein sequence is MNLEHLTSYLPHNADLYVKKWLENHFITLKITRRRETKLGDYRKLVENNRHQITVNGDLNQYAFFFVFTHEVAHLKTFVQFDSRKINPHGKEWKTIFGHLLLESLHIYPEELQPYILHHAKHPKASLGADINISKYIIDDKNPAQIYLEDLEDGTIFSIGKRIFKKESKRKLRYLCLELKTKKKYLINATATVNKL
- a CDS encoding ABC transporter ATP-binding protein — translated: MIEVKDIRKSFDAVEVLKGFSVTFEKGKVSLIIGQSGSGKTVFLKNLIGLLTPTSGQILYEGDNMIEFDYKEKQRLRSEIGVVFQGSALYDTMNIVENVKFPLQMFSDMSNADAEKRAREVLDRVEIARTALKKYPSEISGGMQKRVAIARAIVNNPKYLFADEPNSGLDPKTALVIDQLIYDITKEYNTTTVVNTHDMNSVMEIGDHIVFLKNGFLEWEGTKEEILVADNPNVIDFVYSSNLFKKLREALLKEQ